GGCCTGCGTGGCGTGCTCGACCCCGCGTCGACGGTCGGGCGGCTGCTGGCGGCGCCGCTGGTGTCGCTGGCCGACAAGCGTGCCACCGTGCTGAAGGTGCTGGAGCAGCGCGTGCTGCGATCCGTGGCGCTGTTCGTGGACCTGCTGCTGCGCAAGAAGCGCCTCGGCGAATTCGAGACGATCGTGACCCGGTTCGAAGGCCTGGTCGAACGTGCCATGGGCATCGAGCGCGCACAGGTGGTGAGCGCGGTGCCGCTCACCGATTCCGAGCGCAAGCGCATCCACGCCGAGCTCGAGCGCTCGACCGGCAAGAGCATCAAGCTGGCCGCCAGCGTGGACGCTCGGCTGGTCGGAGGCGCGCTCGCCCGAATCCGCGACCACGTGATGGATCGCTCGGTGCGCAGCCTGCTCGATGCCATCGAGCAGCGACTCTTGGAAACGAGTGTGTGAGCGGCGACGCCGCCTGACCAGAACCAGAGAACGGGGCCCAACCTCATGTCCTTTCGACCCGAAGAAGTGAGCGCCGTCCTGGCGCAGGAACTCGAACGCTACGAAGCCAAGCTCGAGACCAAGAGCGTGGGCACGGTGCTGTCGGTAGGCGACGGCATTGCACGCCTCTGGGGTCTCGAAGACGCGATGGCCGGCGAGCTGCTCAAGTTCCCCGGCGACGTGGTCGGCATGGTGCTGAATCTC
Above is a window of Candidatus Sulfotelmatobacter sp. DNA encoding:
- the atpH gene encoding ATP synthase F1 subunit delta, which encodes MKDTTVAERYARALFMITERRGETRKALEDLEGLRGVLDPASTVGRLLAAPLVSLADKRATVLKVLEQRVLRSVALFVDLLLRKKRLGEFETIVTRFEGLVERAMGIERAQVVSAVPLTDSERKRIHAELERSTGKSIKLAASVDARLVGGALARIRDHVMDRSVRSLLDAIEQRLLETSV